A genomic segment from Pseudalkalibacillus berkeleyi encodes:
- a CDS encoding DUF2179 domain-containing protein: protein MLENSFTLIAIILVINIVYVTFFTLRMILTLKNQRYLAAITSMFEVVIYVVGLGIVLDNLNEIENLIAYAVGYGIGVIVGMKIEEKLALGYITVNVITKEFDSDIPNALRNRGYGVTNWLADGREGPRLMMQILTSRKSEQDLYSSVKALDTKAFIISHEPKAFYGGFWVKAIRR from the coding sequence GTGCTTGAAAATAGTTTTACATTAATTGCGATTATATTAGTGATCAACATTGTATATGTGACGTTTTTCACGTTGCGAATGATTCTAACTTTGAAAAATCAACGGTATCTAGCTGCCATAACAAGTATGTTTGAAGTGGTCATTTATGTTGTTGGACTTGGCATTGTACTCGACAACTTAAATGAGATTGAGAACTTGATTGCTTATGCTGTCGGTTATGGGATTGGTGTCATTGTTGGAATGAAAATTGAAGAAAAGCTCGCTTTAGGGTATATTACGGTTAATGTGATTACGAAGGAATTCGATTCTGATATTCCAAACGCACTTCGTAACAGAGGATATGGTGTTACGAATTGGTTGGCAGATGGGCGTGAAGGACCACGTCTCATGATGCAAATCCTGACATCAAGGAAATCGGAGCAGGATCTCTATAGTAGTGTTAAGGCTTTAGATACGAAAGCGTTTATTATTTCGCATGAACCAAAAGCGTTTTATGGAGGGTTCTGGGTTAAAGCAATACGGAGGTAA
- the purK gene encoding 5-(carboxyamino)imidazole ribonucleotide synthase, producing MKPIVPPQTIGILGGGQLGRMMAIAAKEMGFKVATVDPTKGSPCGLIADYEIVGDYASEEARNQLAEVSDVITYEFENVDLDTARWLENNHHLPQGSHLLKVTQDRAEEKATLEAIGVHVAPYELISKCEDLEDTLDKIGYPAVLKTTRGGYDGKGQVVIESPDDLKAAKELLSGNTQCVLEKKINFSKEISVIVSRNVNGDTETFPVAENIHKNHILYQSIVPARVSEASLERAESLARQIAHGLELVGTLAVEMFLTNEEGIYINELAPRPHNSGHYSIEGCMFSQFEQHIRAICGWKLGKPTLLKPSVMVNLLGQDAETILDVAPLFDDVHLHLYEKKEIKTNRKMGHFTIINDSLEDAVHKAETIVENLQQKDNLEEVK from the coding sequence ATGAAGCCAATCGTACCTCCACAAACAATAGGCATACTAGGGGGCGGACAGCTCGGTCGGATGATGGCAATTGCCGCAAAAGAGATGGGCTTTAAAGTAGCGACTGTCGATCCGACGAAAGGCTCCCCGTGTGGATTGATTGCTGACTATGAAATTGTTGGCGACTATGCTAGTGAAGAAGCTCGAAATCAATTAGCTGAAGTGAGTGATGTGATTACGTATGAGTTTGAGAATGTCGATCTCGATACAGCTAGATGGCTAGAAAACAATCACCATCTCCCACAAGGCAGTCACCTTTTAAAAGTGACGCAAGATCGAGCAGAGGAAAAAGCAACACTTGAAGCAATTGGTGTGCATGTCGCGCCATATGAGCTTATTTCAAAGTGTGAGGACCTTGAGGATACACTCGATAAAATTGGCTACCCCGCCGTCCTTAAAACGACGCGTGGTGGCTATGACGGAAAAGGCCAAGTTGTCATTGAATCACCTGACGATTTGAAGGCTGCCAAGGAATTACTGAGCGGTAATACGCAGTGCGTCCTTGAAAAGAAGATTAATTTTTCAAAGGAGATCTCCGTTATTGTTTCTCGAAATGTGAACGGGGATACCGAAACGTTTCCTGTAGCTGAGAATATCCATAAAAATCATATTCTCTACCAATCGATTGTTCCTGCGCGTGTTTCTGAAGCGAGCTTGGAAAGAGCAGAAAGTCTTGCTCGTCAGATTGCCCACGGTTTGGAGCTAGTTGGAACACTTGCTGTCGAGATGTTCCTTACGAATGAAGAAGGAATCTACATTAACGAACTCGCACCAAGACCACATAACTCAGGTCATTATTCGATTGAAGGATGTATGTTCTCGCAATTTGAGCAGCATATCCGTGCGATCTGTGGTTGGAAGCTAGGGAAGCCAACATTATTGAAACCGAGCGTAATGGTCAATCTACTTGGACAAGATGCTGAAACAATCCTAGATGTTGCGCCACTATTTGACGATGTCCATCTTCACCTTTATGAGAAGAAAGAAATCAAAACCAACCGGAAGATGGGACATTTTACGATCATAAACGATTCATTAGAAGATGCAGTTCATAAAGCAGAAACGATTGTAGAAAACTTACAACAAAAAGACAACTTGGAGGAAGTAAAATGA
- the purE gene encoding 5-(carboxyamino)imidazole ribonucleotide mutase, translated as MEPLIGVIMGSTSDWETMKHTCDRLDELEIPYEKKVVSAHRTPDLMFEYAENARSRGIKVIVAGAGGAAHLPGMVAAKTTLPVIGVPVQSKALNGLDSLLSIVQMPGGVPVATVAIGKAGATNAGLLAAQIIGTTNEEVALRLQKRQEQTREKVLESSGELN; from the coding sequence ATGGAGCCGTTAATTGGTGTCATTATGGGAAGTACGTCTGATTGGGAGACGATGAAACATACGTGTGACAGATTGGATGAGCTTGAGATTCCGTATGAAAAGAAGGTCGTATCCGCGCATCGTACGCCCGACCTCATGTTCGAATATGCAGAGAATGCTAGATCAAGAGGGATAAAGGTAATCGTTGCAGGTGCTGGAGGTGCAGCGCATCTTCCAGGAATGGTTGCTGCGAAAACGACACTTCCTGTCATCGGAGTTCCGGTTCAGTCGAAAGCGCTGAATGGACTGGATTCCTTACTTTCAATCGTCCAGATGCCAGGCGGTGTTCCTGTAGCGACAGTTGCGATTGGAAAGGCAGGAGCAACAAACGCTGGGCTTTTAGCGGCTCAAATTATTGGAACGACAAATGAAGAAGTCGCATTAAGGCTTCAAAAGCGTCAGGAGCAAACGCGAGAAAAAGTTTTAGAAAGCAGTGGTGAGTTAAATTGA
- a CDS encoding NETI motif-containing protein, giving the protein MDKGKPKKKKFEVLENESISDCLDRMQKEGYMPVRRMEEPVFQEKTKNNKKDVEYLRQKVVFEGKLQ; this is encoded by the coding sequence ATGGACAAAGGTAAGCCGAAAAAAAAGAAGTTTGAAGTGCTTGAAAACGAGAGCATATCAGACTGTCTAGATCGAATGCAAAAAGAAGGCTACATGCCTGTTAGGCGGATGGAAGAGCCTGTATTTCAAGAGAAAACAAAAAATAATAAGAAAGACGTTGAATATTTACGTCAAAAAGTAGTATTCGAAGGGAAATTGCAGTAA